A region from the Corynebacterium halotolerans YIM 70093 = DSM 44683 genome encodes:
- the hemC gene encoding hydroxymethylbilane synthase, whose amino-acid sequence MTFKIGTRGSKLATTQAGHVRDALIAAGFDSELHIVTTQGDVNMAPVERIGVGVFTQALREALEAGECDIAVHSFKDLPTAWDERFVLVVPPRADAREALIARDGLTLETLPEGAKVGTSAPRRISQLKAKRPDLDIRPLRGNIETRMGKVTSGELDAVVLAYAGLRRTDLGDRATQVFEPSEVLPAPAQGALAVECRADDERAVAALERLVDPDTTVAAMAERALLNRLEAGCTAPVAAHAELFDNQLTLTAGVFALDGSRQLVTNEAVQVPDSGLADATAVVTALGRDLADELLHDGAADLMAAE is encoded by the coding sequence ATGACCTTCAAGATCGGAACCCGCGGCTCGAAGCTGGCCACCACCCAGGCCGGCCACGTGCGCGACGCGCTCATCGCCGCCGGGTTCGACTCCGAACTGCACATCGTCACCACCCAGGGTGACGTCAACATGGCCCCGGTCGAGCGCATCGGCGTCGGCGTGTTCACCCAGGCCCTGCGTGAGGCACTGGAGGCGGGGGAGTGCGACATCGCCGTCCACTCCTTCAAGGATCTGCCCACCGCCTGGGACGAGCGTTTCGTCCTGGTCGTGCCGCCGCGTGCCGACGCCCGTGAGGCGCTCATCGCCCGCGACGGACTGACCCTGGAGACCCTCCCGGAGGGTGCGAAAGTGGGCACCTCCGCGCCACGGCGCATCTCACAGCTGAAGGCGAAGCGCCCCGACCTGGACATCCGCCCGCTGCGCGGCAACATCGAGACGCGGATGGGCAAGGTCACCTCCGGTGAGCTCGACGCCGTCGTGCTGGCCTACGCGGGCCTGCGCCGCACCGATCTCGGTGACCGCGCGACCCAGGTCTTCGAGCCCTCCGAGGTCCTGCCGGCCCCGGCCCAGGGTGCCCTGGCCGTAGAGTGCCGGGCCGACGACGAGCGGGCCGTCGCCGCCCTGGAGCGTCTGGTGGACCCCGACACCACTGTCGCGGCCATGGCCGAGCGTGCCCTGCTCAATCGCCTCGAGGCCGGCTGCACCGCCCCAGTGGCGGCCCATGCGGAGCTCTTCGACAACCAGCTGACCCTGACCGCCGGAGTGTTCGCCCTCGACGGCTCCCGCCAGCTGGTGACCAACGAGGCCGTGCAGGTCCCGGACTCCGGGCTGGCCGACGCGACCGCGGTGGTCACCGCCCTGGGACGCGACCTCGCCGATGAGCTGCTGCACGACGGTGCGGCGGACCTGATGGCCGCCGAGTAA